Below is a window of Clavibacter michiganensis subsp. tessellarius DNA.
GAGCATGCGGTCGAGCACGACGAGGTCGGGCATCCGCTCGGTCGCGACGCGCACGGCCTCGAGGCCGTCGGCCACGGTCTCCACCTGGAAGCCGGAGGCCTTGAGGTAGCGGCACACCACCTCGTTGACGGTCGGGTCGTCCTCCACCACGAGGATGCGGCGGCCGCGGAGCGGATCCTGCCGCGAGGGATCGGGCCGCGCGGCGTCGGGGCGGGCGGCGTCGGCGCGCGCGGGGTCGTAGGTGGGGCTCACCCGGCCAGACTATGCGCGCTCCCTGGGGCCGGACCCGCGCGGTGTCCGGCTTGCGAGCGAGCCGTCACCCCTGCGCGGACGCCCACCCGCGTGCTCCTAGGCTCGACGGATGACGGAAGCGCTCGTGGACGTGGTCCTCCCCTGCCTCGACGAGGAGGAGGCCCTGCCCTGGGTGCTCTCGCGCCTGCCCGAGGGGTACCGCGGGATCGTCGTCGACAACGGCTCCACCGACCGGTCCGCCGAGGTCGCGCGGGAGCACGGCGCGCTCGTCGTCGCCGAGTCGCGCCGCGGGTTCGGGGCGGCGGCGCACGCCGGGCTCGAGGCGGCGACCGCGCCGCTGGTCGCGTTCTGCGACGCCGACGCGTCGATGGATCCCGCCCTCCTCCCCCGCGTCGTCGACCCCGTCCGCCACGGCGAGCGCGACCTCGTGCTCGGCCGCCGCGTGCCGTCGGCGCGCGGCGCCTGGCCGCTGCACGCGCGCATCGCGAACCTGGAGCTCGCGCGGCGGCTGCGGCGGATCACGGGCGTGCCGCTGCACGACCTCGGCCCGATGCGCTGCGGGCGGCGCGAGGAGCTGCTGGCCCTCGGGATCCTCGACCGGCGCAGCGGCTATCCGCTGGAGATGCTGCTGCGCGCGTCGGCGGCCGGGTGGAGCATCCTGGAGGTGGACATGCCGTACGCGCCGCGCGTGGGGCGGTCCAAGGTCACCGGCACCGTGCGCGGGACCGTCACGGCCGTCCGCGACATGTCGCGCGTGCTCGCGGAGGCGCGGGCCGCCGCGGCCGACGCCGACCACGCACCGGGAGGATCCGCATGACCGCCGTCGTCGTCATCGCCAAGGAGTGCATCCCGGGCCGCGTGAAGACGCGCCTGCACCCGCCGTTCACGCTCGAGCAGGCCGCGGAGCTCGCCTCCGCCGCCCTCGCGGACACGCTCGCCGCCGTGGACGCCGCCGCCCCCGAGCGCCGCGTCCTCCTCTTCGACGGCACGACGCCGCCCGCCGAGGCCGCGGGATACGACGTGATCCCGCAGGTCGCCGGCGACCTCGACGAGCGCCTCGCCGCCATGTTCGACGCGCTCGACGGGCCCGTCCTCCTCGTGGGGATGGACACGCCGCAGCTCACCGCCGACCTCCTCCGTCCCGTGCTCGACTCGTGGGCCGACGGCGGGCGCGGACCCGACGCCTGGTTCGGACCGGCGAACGACGGCGGCTTCTGGGCGCTCGGCCTCCGCGACCCGGACGGCGCGCTCGTGCGCGGCGTGCCCATGTCGCGCGACGACACCGGCGCCGTGCAGCTGTCGCGCCTCATCGACGCCGGGCTCGACGTCGCGATGCTGCCCGAGCTCACCGACGTGGACACCGTGGACGACGCCCGCGAGGCGGCCGACGCGGCCCCCGCCCATCGCTTCGCCGCCGCGCTCCGAATCCTGATGACCGGCGCGGGCACCCCCGCTGCCGCCGCCCCGCACGTCGCATCGCAGAGGGACCCCGCATGAGCCTGGCCGTCGACCACCCCGAGGACCGCGCGCCCGCGCGCGACCGCACCTTCGGATCCGGTGGCGGCGAGCCGTACGCCCGGGCGCTCCGCGACTCCGGCGAGGTGCTGTTCCTCTCCCTCACGGCGGACGACGACAGCGCCGAGGTCATCGACATCAGCCGGTGGAGCGCCGACGCCGACGAGGTGGACGCGAGCCTGCTCGCCGACGCCTGCGGCCCCGTGCTCGACATCGGCTGCGGCCCGGGCCGCATGGTCCGCGCCGCGATGGACGCCGGGCTCGGCGCCCTCGGCATCGACGTCTCGCCCACCGTGGTCGAGATGGCCGTCGGACAGGGCCTCCCCGTCCTGCACCGCTCGGTCTTCGAGCGCCTCCCCCGCGAGGGCGGCTGGGGCACGCTCCTCCTCCTCGACGGCAACATCGGCATCGGCGGCGACGCGGGCGCCCTGCTCGCCCGCTGCGGCGAGTTGCTCGACGACGACGGCGCGCTCGTGGTGGAGACCCACCCGGATCCCACGCGCGACCGCACCTTCGAGTGCACGGTCGAGGACGGTCAGGGCCGCGCCAGCGACCCCTTCCCCTGGGCGCAGGTCGGCCGTGACGCCGTCGCGCGCCTCGCCGAGGGCGCCGGGCTCGCGCCCGCTCAGTCCTGGGTGACCGGCGGCCGGTCCTTCTCGCGCCTCGTCCGCGCGTAGAGCGCCGCGATCACGGCCGTCGCCACCGCGGTGGCGACCCACATGAGGGCGAGCCGCGGCGCGTAGTCGGCGATGAGGATCGTCGGGTTGTCGTTGCCGATCGCCCGCGCGCGGATCTCCGGGACGACCACGAGGGTCATCAGGGCCATCACGACCACACCCGCCTGCACGATGACGACGGCGCCGGGCGGCACCCTTCGGCCCGCGCGGCGGATCAGGAGGCCCGCGACGAACACGACGGGCGACAGGATCGCGTCGTGCACGAGGATCGCGACGAGCAGGAACACCGCCACGCCCACGACCTGGTCGACGCGCTGCGTGTCGAGCAGGGTGCGCGCGCCGAGGACGAGGCCGGCGACGCCGACCGCGATGAGCGCGACGCGGATCGCGAGGACGCCACGGGTGCCGCTCATCACATCGCCTCCAGGGTCGAGAGCCACTTGGTCTGCAGCACGCCGGGACGCCCGGGCGCGATCATGCGCGCCGGGTAGCCGTGCTGGATGTCGAGGGGAGCGCCGTCGAGCTCGAGCGCCACGAGGGTGAGCGGGTCGCGCACGTACTCGGGTCCCATCTCGGTGCGCCGGAAGCCGCCGCGCTCCTCGAGGCTCGTGACCCGGAGGCGCGCGCCCGGGTCGGCGCCGACCGCGTCCATCAGGTCCTTCAGGCGCACGCCGCGCCAGGTCGCCGACTGGCTCCAGCCCTCGACGCAGGCGATGGGGAGCGTGGCGGTGACGAGCTCCATCGCGCGCAGGTCGTCCATCGTGAAGGCGCGCGAGGAGGATCCGGTCGAGACCGTGAGCGTCCACCCGGGGTCGACGGCCGTCTCGGTGACGCCCGCGGCCTCGGCCGTGCGGTTGACGGGGAGCGCCTGCGGGCCCGTGCCCATGACGCGGGGGCCGAAGGCGTTGAACGGGGCGAGGATCCGGAAGGACTGGCCCGCGGTGAGCGCCACGACGGCGGCCACCGACGCGCCCACCGTCACGAGGAAGCCGCGGCGGGCGACCGGCGTCGGCGGGACGGGCGTGCCGTCGATCCACGCGGTGACGCGGCCGGTGATGCCGCGCGGGGCGTGCCCGGCGGGCGCGGCGGCGTCCGGCGCGGCGGCATCCGGCGCGTCGGCGACGATGGGCGACTCGTCGGCCTGCCCGCGCCGCCAGTGGCCGGCGATGGCGGGCAGCTTCACGCCGATGTGGATCGCGAGCGACCCGATCACCACGAACGCCAGCGCGTAGTGCGTCTGCCGGAAGTAGAAGGGGAACGGCACCCACTGGAAGGTGTTGAGGAGGCCCATCGTCACCTCGAGGAGCGAGGCGCCCACGAACACCGCGATGGACGCGCGCTCGAGGAACGAGACGACCCCGGTGACCGGCGGGTACGTGAGCAGCTCGGGGAACACGATCCAGAGCTTGGCGAGCAGCAGCGGCACGCAGGCGATGCCCGCGGTGATGTGGATGCCCTGCGTCACCCGGTACAGCGAGACGGGCGCCGTGGGGAAGCGCATCCACGGCAGCGGGTCCTGGAGGAAGTGGCTGTAGAGGCCCGTGCCGAAGCAGACCAGGAAGGCGAGGCCGAGCAGGCGGCCGATGACGACCGCCATCCGGGTCGTGCGGGCGGGCGACGCGAGCCGGCGCCGTGCCTCGTGCATCAGCGTCCGCATGGGGGCCTTCCTTCGCCTGCCGGACGACGGGCGGCGCCCGGTCGGCGGTCGTCGAGCCGCGCGACGACACAATGGGGTGTGCGCACCGCCCTCACCGCCTTCGTCCTGCTCGTGATGTCCGTGCTCACCGGGTGGTCGGTGGTCGCGTTCGATCTGTTCGGCGACGCCGACGACGAGGCCTTCTTCCGTCGCGAGGGTGCCGCGCCGTTCTTCTGGCTCGTGGTCGTCATCTGGGTGGTGTTCGGAGCGGCGGTCCTCCTGGTGCGGAAGCTGCCGGCGCGATCCGCCGCTGCGCTCATCATCCTCGGATCGGTGGCGATCGGCGGCGCCGCGCTGGTGGGACCGCCGAACACCAGCACCGACTCCGCGCGCTATGCGTGGGACGGCATCGTGCAGAACGCGGGCGAGTCGCCGTACCGGTACACCCCCGCCGACCCCGAGCTCCGCGACCTCCGGCCCGAGTGGTTGTACCCCGAGACGGTCGTCGGGTCCGACGGAGCGGCGACCTGCGAGGGGAAGCGGATCATGGGCGTGCGCGAGGAGGAGACGCACGAGCCCATGTGCACGGCCCTCAACCGCCCGAAGGTGCCCACCATCTACCCGCCGATGGCCGAGCTGTTCTTCGCCGGCGTGCGCGCGGTCGTGCCCACGGGCGTCGAGTACGGGGCGTTCCAGGTCGCGGGCCTCCTGATGATGACGGCCGTGACGCTCCTGCTCCTGCGCGCGCTGCGGAAGCGCGGCAGGCCGCTCTGGTGGGCCGCGCTCTGGGCGTGGTGCCCGCTCGTGGCGAGCGAGGTCGTGACGAACTCGCACGTCGACGCGCTGGGGGCGCTGCTCGCGCTCGCGGCGTCGCTGCTCGTCGCGGGCGGGATGCGCTGGCGCGGCGGCATCGCGCTCGGGGCGGCGATCGCCACCAAGCTCATCCCGGTGATCGCGGCCCCGGCGCTGCTGCGGAAGCAGCCGTGGAAGGTGATCACCGCCGCGGTCGTGACGTTCGCCCTGCTCTACGTGCCGTACGTCATCAGCACCGGGATCGCGGTGCTCGGCTACCTACCTGGCTACCTCCAGGAGGAGGGCTACGACGACGGCGGGCGCTTCCCCCTCATCGAGCTCGTGGTGCCGGGGCGGTTCGGGCTCATAGCGGTCGCGGTGATCCTCGCGGTGACCGCCGGGCTCGTCTGGTGGCGCACCGACCCGGCGGATCCGTGGCTCGGCCAGCTCGTGATGATCGGCGTCACCCTGCTCGCCGTGAGCCCGCGCTACCCCTGGTACGCGCTGCTGCTCATCCCGTTCATCGCCATGACGGGCCGCGGCGAGTGGTTCGCGGTGGTGGCGGCGCTCGCGCTGCGGCTGTTCGCGCCGGACGAGTGGGCGTGGCAGATCGCGCTCGCGGCGGCGGTGGTGGTCGTCGTGGTCGGCTCGCTGGTGCGCCTCGGGCCGGACGGGCGGCGGCGGCTCGTGCCGGCGGCCGTGCGGCGACGGCTCGGGCGGGATCGCGACCGGGACGGCGACCGCGTGGCGGTGGACGGGCCCGGCGCGGGCTGATCCGGCGCGGCGCGGGGCTGATCCGGCGCCGCCTGCGCTGGTCTGGCCCCGCGCGGGTCAGGCCCTGCCGGGGTCAGGCCCCGCACGGGACCCGCACGCGCAGCAGCTCGCCGGTCGCGGGACGCAGCGCCGCGAAGGCCGCGGCGTCGAGCTCGGCGGTGACCTCGGCGCCCGCGACGGGCACCGGGCCGGGAGATGCGCCGGGCGACGTGCCGGGCATCACCTCGGGCACCGCGTCCGAGCCGACCGGCGCCGGCGCGACCAGGCGCAGGGTGACCCGGATCCGCCCCGCCGCGGCCTCCACGCGCCGGACGGCGCCGGTCGCGCGCACGTGCCCGGGATCGCCCTGCCCCTGCTCGCCCGGGCCCGAGTCCGCGCCCGAGTCCCCGTCCCCGTCCCCGGGAGGGCCGACGCGGGACAGCTCGACGTCGGCGGGCGCGGCGAAGAGCACGCCGGGGCGACCCGCCGCATCCCGCACCGCGACGCGGTTCATGCCGAGGAGGCGCGCGACGTAGCCGGTGGCCGGGCGCGCGGCCACCTCGGCGGCGGCGCCCTCCTGCACGGCGCGGCCGTCCTCCAGCACGAGGATCCGGTCGGCGAGCGCGAGCGCGTCCACCGGGTCGTGCGTCACGAGGACGGCCGCGCCGCCGAACCGGCGGAGCTCGTCGGCGAGGAGGTCGCGCACGTCGAGGCGCGTGCCCGCGTCGAGCGCCGCCATGGGCTCGTCGAGGAGCAGGAGCGGCGGCTCGAGCACGAGCGCGCGGGCGAGCGCGACGCGCTGGGACTGGCCGCCGGAGAGCGCGGCCGGGCGCCGGTCGGCGAGGTGGGCGATCCCGAGCCGGTCGAGGAGGGCCCGGGCGCGGCCCTCGGCATCCGCCCGCGGGACGCCGTGCGCGCGCGGCCCGAACGCGACGTTCCCGAGCGCGGAGAGGTGCGGGAAGAGGAGGTGGTCCTGGAAGACGACGCCGATCCCGCGGCCCTCGGCGGGGATCCGCACGGCCGGATCCCCGTCCCCCGCGCGCTCCAGCTCGCGCCCGTCGAGCGCGACGCGTCCCGCCGTGAGCGGCGCGAGGCCGGCGAGCGCGCGCAGCAGCGTGGACTTCCCGGCGCCGTTCGGCCCGACGACCGCGGTCGTGGATCCGGCCGGCACCCGCAGGGCGACGTCGAGGCGGAAGGCGGCGCGCTCCACGACGACGCGGGCGTCCAGGCCGTCCGGCCGTTCCCGTCCGTCCGGGCCGCCCGGGCTCGGCGCGGCGGCCGGGCTCACGCGTGCACCCCCGAGGCCCACCGGTCGCGCAGGCTCACGAGCACGACCACCGACACCGCGAGGAGCACGAGGCTGAGGACGACCGCCGCGTCCGGATCTGTCTGCAGCGCCAGGTAGGCCGACAGCGGCACCGTCTGCGTCACCCCCGGGAAGCTGCCCGCGAACGTGAGCGTCGCGCCGAACTCGCCCAGCGCGCGGGCGAAGCAGAGCACCGCGCCCGCGCCGATCCCGGGCGCGACGAGCGGCAGGGTCACGCGGCGGAGCACGGTCCAGCGGCTCGCGCCGAGCGTCGCGGCGGCGTCCTCGAAGCGGCGGTCGGCGCCGCGCAGCGCCCCCTCCACCGCGAGCACGAGGAACGGCATGGCCACGAAGGTCTCGGCGATCACCACGGCCGGCGTCGTGAACGGGATCGTGATCCCCGTCAGCGCCTCCAGCGGCCCGCCCACCAGCCCGCGCCGCCCCAGCAGGAGCAGCAGCGCCACCCCGCCGATCACGGGCGGCAGCACGAGCGGCACGGTCACGAGCGCCCGGAGCATCCGCTGCACCACGGGCGGCCGGCCCGCCGAGCGCGAGAGCACGAACGCGAGCGGCACCCCGAGCACGAGGCTCAGCGCCGTCGCGCCGAGGGCGCTGCCGAGCGAGAGGCCGAGGGCGCGTGCGATGCCGGGATCCGCCAGCCGCTCCCCCAGCGTCGCCCACGGCGCGCGCACCACGAGCGCGGCGAGCGGCAGCACCAGGAACGCGAGCGCGACGCCCGCGGGGATCCAGAGGAGGGCGGGCACGCGGTCGGCCCGCGCGTCACGGGGCACGGAACCCCGCGGCGTCGAAGCGGGCGCGGGCGGCGTCGCCGGCCACGAAGTCGGCGAAGGCCGCCGCGGCGGCGGGGGACGCGGATCCGGCGAGCGGCGCGACGACGCAGTCGGTGGTCACGTTCGCGTCGTCCGGCAGCGGCACGCCCTGGACGCGGTCGCCGGCGGCGCGCACGTCGGTCTCGTAGACCACCGCGGCGTCCACCTCGCCGAGCTCGACGCGCGTGAGGGCGGCGCGCACGTCCTGCTCGAGCGAGTCCGGCCGCGGCGTGACGCCCGCCTGCCGGAACGCCTGCGCGGCCGCGGCGCCGCACGGCACCTCCGGCGCGCAGAGCGCGAGCGTGCGGCCGGCCTCGGCGAAGTCGGCGAGGCCCCGGACGCCGCCCGGGTTCCCCGGCGGCACCGCGATCTCGAGGGCGTTGCGGGCGAACACGCGCGGATCCGCGGCCGTCTCCCCCGCGTCGACCACCGTCGTCATCGTGGCGGTGGAGGCGGACGCGAACACGTCGGCGGGCGCGCCCTGCACGATCTGCTGCGCGAGCGTCGAGCTGCCGCCGTAGGAGACCGTGACGGTCAGGCCCGGGTGCTGGGCCTCGAAGTCGGCCGCGACCTCGTCCATGCTGCCGGTGAGGGAGGCGGCGGCCTGCACGACGAGGGTGCCGGAGAGGGAGTCGGGGGCGGGATCGGGGACGCCGGCGGGCGCGGATCCGCCCGCGGAGCATCCGGCCAGGAGCGACGCCGCGAGCGCGCCGACGGCGACCGCGCGCAGCCCGCGCGTCACGCCCGCCCGCCCGTCAGCGACTCGGGCGCGAGCGCCTCGACGCCGACGTTGGTGGCCTTCACGGTCGCGACCGCGGGCGAGCCGACCTCGAGTCCGAGCTCGTCGGCGGCCTCGCGGCTGATGAGCGACACCACCCGGAACGGCCCCGCCTGGATCTCGACCTGCGCCATCACCCCGTCGCGCACGACGCGCGTGACGATGCCGGGCATCCGGTTGCGCGCCGAGGCGAGCGGCCGACGGGAGCCGGATGCGGCGAGCGCCCCGTCCGCCGCGAGCTCGGTCGCGAGGTGGGCGAGCTGCACGCCGTCGACGAGGATCAGCCGCCCCTCGCCGCGCACGAGGTCGAGCCGGCCGGCGTCGGCCCAGCGGCGGAGGGTGTCGTCGCTCACGCCGATGAGCGCGGCGGCCTCGCTCACGCGGTACCGGGTGGGCGCGGCGGCGGCGCGCCCACGGTCGGCGGCCTCATCGGCATCCGCGGCTCGACGGGGCGTCCGGTCCCTGTTCTGCGTCATGCAGCGATCCTAGGCACCGCGCACGCGGCGCGCGGCGAGTCGACGGATCCGCTCGGCGTCGGACCCGCCGCGGGGCGCGCGTAGCCTGGACGCATGAGCACCTCGCTGGGGATGCCGGCGATGCCGCGTCCCGC
It encodes the following:
- a CDS encoding class I SAM-dependent methyltransferase; translation: MSLAVDHPEDRAPARDRTFGSGGGEPYARALRDSGEVLFLSLTADDDSAEVIDISRWSADADEVDASLLADACGPVLDIGCGPGRMVRAAMDAGLGALGIDVSPTVVEMAVGQGLPVLHRSVFERLPREGGWGTLLLLDGNIGIGGDAGALLARCGELLDDDGALVVETHPDPTRDRTFECTVEDGQGRASDPFPWAQVGRDAVARLAEGAGLAPAQSWVTGGRSFSRLVRA
- a CDS encoding glycosyltransferase family 2 protein, whose translation is MTEALVDVVLPCLDEEEALPWVLSRLPEGYRGIVVDNGSTDRSAEVAREHGALVVAESRRGFGAAAHAGLEAATAPLVAFCDADASMDPALLPRVVDPVRHGERDLVLGRRVPSARGAWPLHARIANLELARRLRRITGVPLHDLGPMRCGRREELLALGILDRRSGYPLEMLLRASAAGWSILEVDMPYAPRVGRSKVTGTVRGTVTAVRDMSRVLAEARAAAADADHAPGGSA
- a CDS encoding molybdopterin-dependent oxidoreductase, whose amino-acid sequence is MRTLMHEARRRLASPARTTRMAVVIGRLLGLAFLVCFGTGLYSHFLQDPLPWMRFPTAPVSLYRVTQGIHITAGIACVPLLLAKLWIVFPELLTYPPVTGVVSFLERASIAVFVGASLLEVTMGLLNTFQWVPFPFYFRQTHYALAFVVIGSLAIHIGVKLPAIAGHWRRGQADESPIVADAPDAAAPDAAAPAGHAPRGITGRVTAWIDGTPVPPTPVARRGFLVTVGASVAAVVALTAGQSFRILAPFNAFGPRVMGTGPQALPVNRTAEAAGVTETAVDPGWTLTVSTGSSSRAFTMDDLRAMELVTATLPIACVEGWSQSATWRGVRLKDLMDAVGADPGARLRVTSLEERGGFRRTEMGPEYVRDPLTLVALELDGAPLDIQHGYPARMIAPGRPGVLQTKWLSTLEAM
- a CDS encoding ABC transporter ATP-binding protein, encoding MSPAAAPSPGGPDGRERPDGLDARVVVERAAFRLDVALRVPAGSTTAVVGPNGAGKSTLLRALAGLAPLTAGRVALDGRELERAGDGDPAVRIPAEGRGIGVVFQDHLLFPHLSALGNVAFGPRAHGVPRADAEGRARALLDRLGIAHLADRRPAALSGGQSQRVALARALVLEPPLLLLDEPMAALDAGTRLDVRDLLADELRRFGGAAVLVTHDPVDALALADRILVLEDGRAVQEGAAAEVAARPATGYVARLLGMNRVAVRDAAGRPGVLFAAPADVELSRVGPPGDGDGDSGADSGPGEQGQGDPGHVRATGAVRRVEAAAGRIRVTLRLVAPAPVGSDAVPEVMPGTSPGASPGPVPVAGAEVTAELDAAAFAALRPATGELLRVRVPCGA
- a CDS encoding glycosyltransferase family 87 protein, translated to MRTALTAFVLLVMSVLTGWSVVAFDLFGDADDEAFFRREGAAPFFWLVVVIWVVFGAAVLLVRKLPARSAAALIILGSVAIGGAALVGPPNTSTDSARYAWDGIVQNAGESPYRYTPADPELRDLRPEWLYPETVVGSDGAATCEGKRIMGVREEETHEPMCTALNRPKVPTIYPPMAELFFAGVRAVVPTGVEYGAFQVAGLLMMTAVTLLLLRALRKRGRPLWWAALWAWCPLVASEVVTNSHVDALGALLALAASLLVAGGMRWRGGIALGAAIATKLIPVIAAPALLRKQPWKVITAAVVTFALLYVPYVISTGIAVLGYLPGYLQEEGYDDGGRFPLIELVVPGRFGLIAVAVILAVTAGLVWWRTDPADPWLGQLVMIGVTLLAVSPRYPWYALLLIPFIAMTGRGEWFAVVAALALRLFAPDEWAWQIALAAAVVVVVVGSLVRLGPDGRRRLVPAAVRRRLGRDRDRDGDRVAVDGPGAG
- a CDS encoding TOBE domain-containing protein; the encoded protein is MTQNRDRTPRRAADADEAADRGRAAAAPTRYRVSEAAALIGVSDDTLRRWADAGRLDLVRGEGRLILVDGVQLAHLATELAADGALAASGSRRPLASARNRMPGIVTRVVRDGVMAQVEIQAGPFRVVSLISREAADELGLEVGSPAVATVKATNVGVEALAPESLTGGRA
- a CDS encoding TIGR04282 family arsenosugar biosynthesis glycosyltransferase; its protein translation is MTAVVVIAKECIPGRVKTRLHPPFTLEQAAELASAALADTLAAVDAAAPERRVLLFDGTTPPAEAAGYDVIPQVAGDLDERLAAMFDALDGPVLLVGMDTPQLTADLLRPVLDSWADGGRGPDAWFGPANDGGFWALGLRDPDGALVRGVPMSRDDTGAVQLSRLIDAGLDVAMLPELTDVDTVDDAREAADAAPAHRFAAALRILMTGAGTPAAAAPHVASQRDPA
- the modA gene encoding molybdate ABC transporter substrate-binding protein — encoded protein: MTRGLRAVAVGALAASLLAGCSAGGSAPAGVPDPAPDSLSGTLVVQAAASLTGSMDEVAADFEAQHPGLTVTVSYGGSSTLAQQIVQGAPADVFASASTATMTTVVDAGETAADPRVFARNALEIAVPPGNPGGVRGLADFAEAGRTLALCAPEVPCGAAAAQAFRQAGVTPRPDSLEQDVRAALTRVELGEVDAAVVYETDVRAAGDRVQGVPLPDDANVTTDCVVAPLAGSASPAAAAAFADFVAGDAARARFDAAGFRAP
- a CDS encoding ABC transporter permease translates to MPRDARADRVPALLWIPAGVALAFLVLPLAALVVRAPWATLGERLADPGIARALGLSLGSALGATALSLVLGVPLAFVLSRSAGRPPVVQRMLRALVTVPLVLPPVIGGVALLLLLGRRGLVGGPLEALTGITIPFTTPAVVIAETFVAMPFLVLAVEGALRGADRRFEDAAATLGASRWTVLRRVTLPLVAPGIGAGAVLCFARALGEFGATLTFAGSFPGVTQTVPLSAYLALQTDPDAAVVLSLVLLAVSVVVLVSLRDRWASGVHA